A region from the Panthera uncia isolate 11264 chromosome D3 unlocalized genomic scaffold, Puncia_PCG_1.0 HiC_scaffold_8, whole genome shotgun sequence genome encodes:
- the SEC14L3 gene encoding SEC14-like protein 3 has translation MSGRVGDLSPKQAETLAKFRENVQDVLPALPNPDDYFLLRWLRARNFDLQKSEAMLRKYMEFRKSMDIDHILDWQPPEVIQKYMPGGLCGYDRDGCPVWYDIIGPLDPKGLLFSVTKQDLLKTKMRDCERILHECDLQTERLGKKIETIVMIFDCEGLGLKHFWKPLVEVYQEFFGLLEENYPETLKFMLIVKATKLFPVGYNLMKPFLSEDTRRKIIVLGSNWKDGLLKLISPEELPVQFGGTLTDPDGNPKCLTKINYGGEIPKSMYVRDQVKTQYEHSVQINRGSSHQVEYEILFPGCVLRWQFSSDGADIGFGVFLKTKMGERQRAGEMTEVLPSQRYNAHMVPEDGSLTCSEAGVYVLRFDNTYSFVHAKKVSFTVEVLLPDEGMQKYDKELTPV, from the exons ATGAGTGGCCGAGTCGGAGACCTGAGCCCCAAGCAGGCAGAGACCCTGGCCAAG TTCCGAGAAAATGTGCAGGATGTGTTGCCTGCCCTGCCCAATCCTGATGACTATTTCCTTCTGCGCTGGCTCCGAG CTCGAAATTTTGACCTGCAGAAATCAGAGGCCATGCTCCGCAAG taCATGGAGTTCCGGAAGTCCATGGACATTGATCACATCCTTGATTGGCAGCCCCCAGAG GTGATCCAGAAGTACATGCCTGGAGGCCTGTGTGGCTATGACCGGGATGGCTGCCCCGTGTGGTATGACATCATTGGACCGCTTGACCCAAAGGGCCTGCTCTTCTCAGTCACCAAGCAGGACTTGCTTAAGACCAAGATGAGGGACTGCGAGCGTATCTTGCATGAGTGTGACCTGCAGACAGAGCGG CTGGGAAAGAAGATTGAGACCATTGTGATGATATTTGACTGCGAGGGCCTGGGACTGAAGCACTTCTGGAAACCTCTGGTGGAAGTGTACCAAGAG TTCTTTGGCCTCCTTGAAGAGAATTACCCGGAGACCCTGAAGTTCATGCTCATTGTGAAAG CCACCAAACTGTTCCCTGTGGGCTACAACCTCATGAAGCCCTTCCTGAGTGAAGACACTCGCAGAAAAATTATAGTATTGGGAA GCAACTGGAAGGACGGTTTGCTGAAACTAATCAGTCCCGAGGAACTGCCTGTTCAGTTTGGGGGGACTCTGACTGACCCAGATGGGAACCCCAAATGTTTAACTAAG ATTAACTATGGTGGGGAGATCCCCAAGTCCATGTATGTGCGGGACCAAGTGAAGACTCAGTATGAGCACTCAGTGCAGATCAACCGTGGCTCCTCACACCAGGTGGAATATGAGATTCTGTTCCCAGGCTGTGTCCTCAG GTGGCAGTTCTCATCTGATGGTGCAGACATTGGTTTTGGTGTTTTCCTGAAGACCAAGATGGGGGAGCGACAGAGGGCTGGGGAGATGACAGAAGTGCTGCCCAGCCAGCGCTACAATGCCCACATGGTGCCTGAGGATGGGAGCCTCACCTGCTCAGAAGCTGGTGTAT ATGTCCTGCGCTTTGACAACACTTATAGCTTTGTCCACGCCAAGAAGGTCAGCTTCACAGTGGAGGTGCTGCTCCCAGACGAGGGCATGCAGAAGTATGACAAGGAGCTCACCCCTGTCTAG
- the LOC125913951 gene encoding SEC14-like protein 4, producing MSGRVGDLSPQQQEALARFQDNLQDLLPTLPNADEYFLLRWLRARNFDLQKSEDMLRKHIEFRKQQDLDNILTWQPPEVIQLYDSGGLSGYDPEGCPVWFDLIGTLDPKGLLLSASREELIRKRIKICELLLQECELQSQKLGRKIEMVLMVFDLEGFGLKHLWKPAVEIYQQFFAILEANYPETLKNLIVIRAPKLFPVAFNLVKMFMSEETQRKIVILGGNWKQELPKFISPEQLPMEFGGTMTDPDGNPKCLTKINYGGEVPKSYYLRNQVRMQYEHKMTVARGSFVQLENEILFPGCVLRWQFASHGADIGFGVFLKTKTGERKRAGEMVEVLPIRRYKAHLVPEDGSLACLKPGVYVLRFDNTYSLIHTKKVSYTVEVLLPDKASEEKIQGLEARRPSPAQ from the exons ATGAGCGGCCGAGTCGGGGACCTGAGCCCCCAGCAGCAGGAGGCGCTGGCCAGG TTCCAGGACAACCTCCAGGACCTGCTGCCCACCCTGCCCAATGCTGACGAATACTTCCTCCTGCGCTGGCTCCGAG CTCGGAACTTTGACCTGCAGAAATCTGAGGACATGCTCCGGAAG CACATAGAATTCCGGAAGCAACAGGACCTGGACAACATCCTCACGTGGCAGCCCCCAGAG GTGATCCAGCtgtacgactctggtggtctgaGCGGCTATGACCCTGAAGGCTGCCCCGTGTGGTTCGACCTCATTGGGACCCTTGACCCCAAGGGTCTTCTCCTGTCAGCCTCCAGGGAAGAGCTGATCCGGAAGCGCATCAAGATCTGTGAGCTGCTTTTGCAGGAGTGTGAGCTGCAGAGTCAAAAG CTGGGCAGGAAGATCGAGATGGTATTGATGGTGTTTGACTTGGAGGGGTTCGGCCTGAAACACCTGTGGAAGCCAGCTGTAGAGATCTACCAGCAG TTTTTTGCCATCCTGGAAGCAAATTATCCTGAAACGCTGAAGAATTTAATTGTCATTCGAG CCCCCAAGCTCTTCCCTGTGGCCTTCAACTTGGTCAAGATGTTCATGAGTGAGGAAACACAAAGGAAGATAGTGATTCTGGGAG GCAACTGGAAGCAGGAGCTGCCAAAGTTCATCAGCCCTGAGCAGCTGCCCATGGAGTTTGGGGGGACCATGACTGATCCTGATGGCAACCCCAAGTGCCTGACCAAG ATCAACTATGGGGGTGAGGTGCCCAAGAGCTACTACCTGCGCAACCAGGTGAGGATGCAGTATGAGCACAAGATGACGGTGGCCCGAGGCTCCTTCGTGCAGCTGGAGAACGAAATCCTGTTCCCGGGCTGTGTGCTCAG GTGGCAGTTCGCATCACATGGGGCAGACATCGGCTTCGGGGTTTTCCTGAAGACCAAGACGGGTGAGCGGAAGCGGGCGGGGGAGATGGTGGAGGTGCTCCCCATCCGGCGCTACAAAGCCCACCTGGTACCTGAGGACGGGAGCCTCGCCTGCCTCAAGCCCGGCGTCT ACGTACTGCGCTTCGACAACACCTACAGCCTGATACACACCAAGAAGGTCAGCTACACTGTGGAGGTGCTGCTCCCAGACAAGGCCTCTGAAGAGAAGATTCAGGGTCTTGAGGCGAGGAGACCGTCCCCAGCGCAATGA